Proteins encoded by one window of Acidobacteriota bacterium:
- a CDS encoding TolC family protein, whose translation MYVLFGRRAVGALLLAVAILTSTSFGQSQVAIVGRDSTPSTGDIPIRTNAFTILLVPNYYSQTDGMSLAEIIRLAFETNGDIKIARLEVDKARARLTQAGLRPNPTLEVEQSSGRLAGSPGDSQFSAGIAVPLELFGRRQRRIDVANAEITLREAEITARQRTLASQIFVSYTEALAALRELQVSEELLSLDVRTVEFVQIRVNEGETPPLELSLLQNRG comes from the coding sequence ATGTATGTTCTTTTTGGTAGACGTGCCGTTGGCGCGTTACTTTTGGCAGTTGCCATCTTAACAAGTACTAGTTTTGGTCAGTCGCAGGTAGCAATAGTTGGAAGAGATTCAACTCCCTCGACGGGCGACATTCCCATCAGAACCAACGCTTTCACGATTCTGTTGGTGCCAAATTATTATAGTCAGACGGACGGTATGTCGCTGGCTGAGATTATCAGACTTGCGTTTGAAACAAACGGCGACATAAAGATCGCCCGTCTCGAAGTCGATAAAGCCAGGGCTCGCCTGACCCAGGCTGGGCTGCGGCCAAATCCGACGCTTGAGGTTGAACAAAGTTCCGGCCGTCTGGCCGGGTCGCCCGGTGACAGCCAGTTCAGCGCCGGGATCGCGGTTCCACTCGAACTATTCGGGCGACGGCAGCGGCGCATTGATGTGGCAAATGCCGAAATCACCTTGCGAGAGGCTGAAATCACTGCCCGGCAGCGAACTCTGGCGAGTCAGATATTTGTGTCTTACACCGAAGCCCTCGCGGCATTGCGTGAGCTACAGGTGTCAGAGGAACTGCTAAGTCTTGACGTGCGGACCGTCGAGTTTGTGCAGATCCGCGTAAACGAAGGCGAGACACCGCCGCTCGAACTTAGCCTTCTGCAAAACCGAGGTTGA
- a CDS encoding efflux RND transporter periplasmic adaptor subunit, which yields MAGSESRGRNGPGRSAAYRGRMRAFGVPVESGKPDDHRSDTSLVSLRSPLSGVVTERKFNAGAGIEAATPIFSISNLGTVYVIANVPETSMARLRVGSVAEITSPAIGTVSGRVSYIDPQLDETTRTGRVGLRFQIRTESFGQECSRRWVSMPGTNAESGEELVVPSSAVQRTGDKTVVFVPRRRAGRL from the coding sequence ATTGCAGGAAGCGAGAGCCGAGGTCGAAACGGCCCAGGTCGATCTGCGGCATATCGAGGACGAATGCGGGCGTTTGGTGTTCCTGTCGAGTCGGGCAAGCCGGACGATCATCGTAGCGACACGTCGCTTGTTTCTCTGAGATCGCCGCTTTCTGGTGTTGTCACAGAAAGAAAGTTTAACGCTGGAGCGGGTATAGAGGCGGCGACTCCAATTTTTTCGATCTCGAATCTGGGAACGGTTTACGTGATCGCAAATGTGCCGGAAACAAGTATGGCAAGGCTTCGTGTCGGTTCGGTCGCAGAAATTACGTCGCCCGCTATCGGAACGGTCAGCGGTCGCGTTTCCTACATTGACCCGCAATTGGATGAAACGACCCGAACTGGACGTGTCGGCTTGAGGTTCCAAATTCGAACGGAAAGCTTCGGGCAGGAATGTTCGCGGAGGTGGGTTTCTATGCCGGGAACGAATGCGGAGAGCGGCGAAGAGTTGGTTGTGCCATCATCCGCAGTCCAGCGGACGGGTGACAAAACCGTCGTCTTTGTTCCGCGACGACGAGCCGGGCGCTTATGA
- a CDS encoding efflux RND transporter periplasmic adaptor subunit: MSNKNIAEPNEYERNDEAELERLENNLDSADLKVESTRPGTAKSARAWIITAAVVGLIAIIGIAWIVNKNSASGDKATAEEHKEEPGNSEDEEGKEVKLDPEMIESAGIVTETVTQRPAIARLMVTGAVELNPETTEMATALVGGRIERVFYGVGDNVQKGAVLAVISSPQLADARQNARG, encoded by the coding sequence ATGTCAAACAAGAATATCGCAGAACCAAACGAGTACGAAAGAAACGACGAAGCAGAGCTTGAACGTCTTGAGAACAATCTGGATTCGGCAGATCTCAAAGTCGAGTCTACGCGGCCCGGTACAGCTAAATCAGCCAGGGCGTGGATCATCACGGCGGCGGTCGTCGGTCTTATCGCGATAATTGGAATTGCGTGGATCGTTAACAAAAACTCCGCAAGCGGAGATAAAGCTACCGCCGAGGAACATAAGGAAGAACCGGGAAATTCTGAGGACGAGGAAGGCAAAGAAGTAAAGCTCGATCCTGAGATGATCGAGTCCGCCGGTATCGTCACGGAAACCGTCACTCAACGACCGGCAATTGCCCGATTAATGGTTACGGGTGCGGTCGAATTGAATCCTGAGACGACCGAGATGGCGACGGCATTAGTTGGCGGAAGAATCGAGAGAGTTTTCTACGGTGTTGGTGACAATGTGCAAAAGGGAGCCGTGCTTGCCGTTATTTCGAGTCCGCAACTCGCAGATGCACGGCAAAATGCACGAGGCTAA
- a CDS encoding TolC family protein, translating into MRFYAGVEPQAPFKLREDISTATLPSLPPSIDTGIAVGLRNRPEIRLAELDEQLASAGLRLINSQSRPDLTAYTRYTQGRSSIDLPTGPFPQDRDRSLTFGVAIALPLFNKNQGAKAEAAITIRQAQERRAFAEQFIKNEITVAFQRIEAANRSLMTLETAVLPRSRQNIETIRRVYELGELKITDLIAEQRRLLDANRDLTETLTERYRAQADLFIALGITL; encoded by the coding sequence TTGAGATTCTACGCCGGAGTCGAGCCGCAAGCGCCTTTCAAACTTCGCGAAGATATATCAACGGCGACTCTCCCGTCACTTCCACCCTCCATCGACACAGGTATTGCCGTCGGTTTGCGCAACCGGCCGGAGATTCGGCTTGCAGAGCTAGACGAGCAGCTTGCAAGCGCCGGTCTGCGGCTGATCAATTCTCAGAGCAGGCCGGATCTAACTGCTTATACCCGTTACACTCAGGGACGTTCATCCATCGATCTACCGACCGGCCCATTTCCGCAGGATCGCGATCGATCGCTAACCTTTGGTGTTGCAATTGCGCTGCCGCTATTCAACAAGAATCAGGGAGCAAAGGCGGAAGCGGCGATCACGATACGCCAGGCTCAGGAACGCCGTGCGTTTGCCGAGCAGTTTATTAAGAACGAGATTACTGTTGCATTTCAACGGATCGAAGCGGCCAACCGATCCCTAATGACCCTCGAAACCGCCGTGCTGCCGCGCTCGCGTCAAAACATTGAAACCATTAGAAGAGTTTATGAACTGGGAGAACTCAAGATTACCGATCTAATTGCGGAACAGCGCAGATTGTTGGATGCCAACCGTGATCTGACCGAGACTCTGACGGAACGCTATCGGGCGCAGGCCGATCTTTTTATTGCACTAGGAATCACACTGTAA